The proteins below are encoded in one region of Paenibacillus sp. YYML68:
- a CDS encoding CHASE2 domain-containing protein, which produces MFKKEWSKSSVVLFGNALIIMICLLLLAYGSLRVLSNQIYDWNLQGTMSQQPHEDIVVIGIDERSIKEVGPYPWDRTVYVDLIQKLQQGGAKVIGFDIELYTESSKPESDRLLAAELAKHDNIILPSHAQLEGQFNRSTTVKAGQLIQAQGVQQPIPLFREHVKRAHINAAFDMDGVIRSNWLQIETPEGVFPSMGLAMAQLAGADVSRFLELPVLKDRPRSELLLRWDAKEFDFETIPFINVVQGKVPVSAFKDRLVLVGYVAPGSDEGITPVENHMHLVYAHATILNQILKDQVITKAHHLVELALTLIALALAALLSWRVRATTGALMMLGFTVALLAGQYVLFMTSQQYMDVVNAVVCGLLAYLGNLSMKTYFETKQKLYITKQFGRYISPDLVKEIASSEQEIKLGGISKELTVLFLDVRGFTPLSERLKPEEVVDFLNMMFDLITERALANHGTIDKFIGDAAMILFNAPLDVPNHPYYAVKTAFEIQAGMKKVREDVLEKYGVTISVGIGINTGDVVVGNIGSYLRVDYTAIGDNVNTAARIESNTQPNQILVSETTYELTKAYFEYNFAGEKLMKGKSAPLKLFEVLDVTGAPEAATERVSKGLGK; this is translated from the coding sequence ATGTTCAAGAAGGAATGGAGTAAGTCGAGCGTTGTCTTATTCGGGAATGCACTAATTATTATGATCTGCTTGCTACTGCTCGCATACGGCTCGTTACGCGTGTTGTCCAATCAGATCTATGACTGGAATCTGCAAGGCACGATGTCACAGCAGCCGCACGAGGACATCGTCGTCATCGGCATCGACGAGCGTTCGATCAAGGAGGTCGGTCCATATCCGTGGGATCGTACTGTATATGTGGATCTGATTCAGAAGCTGCAGCAGGGTGGAGCGAAGGTGATCGGCTTCGATATCGAGCTGTACACAGAGAGCTCGAAGCCAGAGAGCGACAGGCTGCTCGCTGCAGAGCTCGCGAAGCATGACAATATTATTTTGCCGTCTCACGCGCAGCTGGAGGGGCAGTTCAATCGCAGCACGACGGTGAAGGCGGGGCAGCTTATTCAGGCGCAAGGTGTACAGCAGCCGATTCCGCTCTTCAGGGAGCATGTGAAACGCGCCCACATTAATGCAGCGTTCGATATGGACGGCGTCATTCGCTCCAACTGGCTGCAGATTGAGACGCCGGAGGGCGTATTCCCGTCCATGGGTCTTGCGATGGCGCAGCTCGCAGGGGCAGACGTCAGTCGCTTCCTAGAGCTTCCAGTCTTGAAGGATCGGCCTCGCTCGGAGCTGCTGCTGCGCTGGGATGCGAAGGAGTTCGACTTCGAGACGATTCCTTTTATCAACGTGGTGCAAGGGAAGGTGCCGGTATCGGCGTTCAAGGACAGACTTGTGCTGGTCGGCTATGTAGCTCCAGGCTCGGATGAAGGCATTACACCGGTAGAGAACCATATGCATCTGGTGTATGCGCATGCGACGATTTTGAACCAGATTCTGAAGGATCAAGTCATTACGAAGGCGCACCACCTTGTAGAGCTGGCATTAACGCTCATCGCTCTGGCGCTGGCGGCACTGCTGTCATGGCGAGTTCGTGCGACGACCGGGGCGCTGATGATGCTCGGCTTCACCGTTGCGCTGCTTGCTGGTCAATATGTGCTGTTCATGACGAGCCAGCAATATATGGATGTCGTGAACGCCGTCGTGTGCGGCTTGCTCGCTTATCTCGGCAACCTGTCGATGAAGACGTACTTCGAGACGAAGCAGAAGCTGTACATAACGAAGCAGTTCGGTCGCTACATCTCGCCGGATCTTGTGAAGGAGATTGCGAGCAGCGAGCAGGAGATTAAGCTCGGCGGCATCAGCAAGGAGCTGACGGTGCTGTTCCTCGACGTACGAGGCTTCACACCGCTGTCCGAGAGGCTGAAGCCGGAGGAGGTTGTCGACTTCCTCAACATGATGTTCGACTTGATTACGGAGCGGGCGCTTGCCAATCACGGGACGATCGACAAATTTATCGGTGATGCCGCGATGATTCTGTTCAACGCTCCGCTGGACGTTCCGAATCACCCGTACTATGCCGTGAAGACGGCCTTTGAAATTCAAGCTGGCATGAAGAAGGTGCGGGAGGACGTGCTGGAGAAGTATGGAGTTACGATCAGCGTCGGTATCGGCATCAATACAGGAGACGTTGTCGTCGGCAATATCGGATCCTACTTGCGTGTCGACTACACGGCGATCGGGGATAACGTCAATACGGCGGCCCGGATCGAGTCCAACACGCAGCCGAACCAGATTCTCGTGTCGGAAACGACGTATGAGCTGACGAAGGCGTACTTTGAATATAACTTTGCAGGTGAGAAGCTGATGAAGGGGAAGAGTGCACCGCTCAAGCTGTTTGAGGTGCTGGACGTCACGGGAGCTCCCGAAGCTGCTACGGAGAGAGTGTCTAAGGGGTTAGGTAAATAA
- a CDS encoding ferredoxin, with translation MAKYTWVEKDTCIACGACGATAPDIYDYDDEGLAEVIYENDGNKGVTEIPEDLYDDLQDAQDGCPTDSIKVADTPFNN, from the coding sequence ATGGCAAAATACACATGGGTTGAGAAAGATACCTGTATCGCTTGCGGCGCCTGTGGCGCGACTGCACCTGACATCTACGACTACGACGATGAGGGTCTTGCAGAAGTAATCTACGAGAACGACGGTAACAAGGGTGTTACTGAAATTCCGGAAGATCTGTATGATGATCTGCAGGATGCACAGGATGGCTGCCCTACGGATTCGATCAAGGTTGCAGACACACCTTTCAACAACTAA